A single window of Mycobacterium sp. ITM-2016-00318 DNA harbors:
- a CDS encoding PPOX class F420-dependent oxidoreductase → MAPTFNDVYGEKYLLLTAFTKDGRPKPTTVWGAPEGDKLLIITDDGSWKTKRINNTPRVTIQKAGIFGKAKGEPVEAVARNLPESETRRVYDKITKRYWWHAWWWLPHTIVRGGIDKVHSAIEVTAPAAG, encoded by the coding sequence ATGGCCCCGACTTTCAACGACGTCTACGGCGAGAAGTACCTGCTGCTCACCGCATTCACCAAGGACGGAAGACCGAAGCCGACGACGGTGTGGGGGGCTCCCGAGGGCGACAAGCTGCTGATCATCACCGACGACGGGTCGTGGAAGACCAAGCGGATCAACAACACGCCGCGCGTCACCATTCAGAAGGCGGGCATCTTCGGCAAGGCGAAGGGCGAACCCGTGGAGGCGGTGGCGCGCAACCTGCCCGAGTCCGAGACCCGGCGGGTCTACGACAAGATCACCAAGCGCTACTGGTGGCATGCATGGTGGTGGTTGCCGCACACGATCGTCCGCGGCGGCATAGACAAGGTGCACAGCGCGATCGAGGTCACCGCGCCGGCAGCCGGGTAG
- a CDS encoding PPOX class F420-dependent oxidoreductase yields the protein MPVTFADVAKSEYILLTTFTKDGRPKPTAIWAAPSGDGLVVITQESSWKVKRIRNTARVTIAECDRVGKPRGEAVEAVATILDKNANGATYDAIGRRYGLIGKGFSFFSKLKGGMKSNVSIELKAVN from the coding sequence GTGCCTGTCACCTTTGCCGACGTCGCGAAAAGCGAATACATCCTGCTGACCACGTTCACCAAGGACGGGCGTCCCAAGCCGACGGCGATCTGGGCGGCGCCGAGTGGCGACGGCCTCGTGGTCATCACCCAGGAGTCGTCCTGGAAGGTCAAACGCATCCGCAACACCGCGCGGGTGACGATCGCCGAATGCGACCGGGTGGGCAAACCGAGGGGGGAGGCGGTCGAGGCGGTGGCAACCATCCTCGACAAGAACGCCAACGGCGCCACTTACGACGCCATCGGCAGGCGGTACGGCCTGATCGGCAAGGGCTTCTCCTTCTTCTCCAAGCTCAAGGGCGGGATGAAGAGCAACGTTTCGATCGAGCTGAAAGCGGTGAACTGA
- a CDS encoding amidohydrolase, giving the protein MTTLLRGGRIHSPAMPDATAMAVRDGTVAWLGSDEVGLAQFPDAEIVDLDGGFVAPAFVDSHVHLTSTGLMLAGLDLRAAISARHCLQLVAEFAKANPDGPIWGHGWDESGWPDGHPPSTEAVDTIVGDRTAYLARIDVHSAVASTALRRLTKSLVEAKGYHPQRPLTADAHHLVRAAARQRLTVEQRGRARATALDTAAANGIVAVHECAGPDIGGLDDWHELREIGHGVEIVGYWGEAVTDRREAEDLIALTGARGLAGDLFVDGALGSRTAWLHEPYADAPDCCGNAYLDHDAITVHVQACTQAGIPAGFHVIGDAAVGAVVDALARVVDLLGAQAVARCGHRLEHLEMVTPQQAALLGAWGVIASVQPNFDALWGGGSGMYAQRLGRDRGLRLNPLALLASQGVPLAFGSDSPVTSMNPWQTVRAAARHQTPGSAISMRASFAAATRGAWRAGGMRDGVSGTLVPGAPASYAVWETDELQVSAPQDAVARWSTDPRSRVPALPRLGAGDPLPRCRRTVHRGAVIHG; this is encoded by the coding sequence TTGACCACCCTTCTCCGGGGCGGCCGGATTCACAGTCCGGCCATGCCCGACGCCACCGCGATGGCCGTCCGCGACGGCACCGTCGCCTGGCTGGGCAGCGACGAGGTCGGCCTCGCCCAGTTTCCCGACGCCGAGATCGTCGACCTCGACGGCGGCTTCGTCGCGCCTGCCTTCGTCGACAGCCACGTGCACCTCACCTCGACCGGCTTGATGCTCGCCGGGCTCGATCTGCGCGCGGCCATCTCGGCGCGGCACTGCCTGCAACTCGTCGCCGAGTTCGCGAAGGCCAACCCGGACGGGCCGATCTGGGGTCACGGTTGGGACGAGTCCGGGTGGCCGGACGGGCACCCGCCGTCTACCGAGGCTGTGGACACGATCGTCGGCGACCGAACCGCCTACCTCGCGCGCATCGATGTCCATTCGGCGGTGGCGTCGACGGCGCTGCGACGGCTCACGAAAAGCCTCGTCGAGGCGAAGGGATACCACCCGCAGCGGCCGCTGACCGCCGACGCCCATCACCTCGTTCGCGCCGCGGCCAGGCAGCGGCTCACGGTCGAACAACGTGGCCGTGCCCGCGCGACCGCCCTGGACACGGCCGCCGCCAACGGAATCGTCGCAGTCCACGAGTGCGCGGGTCCCGACATCGGAGGCCTCGACGACTGGCACGAACTACGCGAGATCGGGCACGGCGTCGAGATCGTGGGGTACTGGGGCGAGGCCGTCACCGACCGCAGGGAGGCGGAGGACCTCATCGCGCTGACCGGCGCGCGCGGCCTTGCGGGAGATCTCTTCGTCGACGGTGCCCTTGGATCCCGGACCGCCTGGCTGCACGAGCCCTACGCCGACGCGCCGGATTGCTGCGGCAACGCCTACCTCGACCATGACGCGATCACGGTCCACGTGCAGGCCTGCACGCAAGCAGGCATCCCGGCCGGCTTCCACGTCATCGGGGACGCCGCCGTCGGCGCGGTCGTCGATGCGCTCGCGCGGGTGGTCGACCTGCTCGGCGCTCAGGCGGTCGCTCGCTGCGGGCATCGGCTCGAACACCTGGAGATGGTCACCCCGCAGCAGGCGGCCCTGCTCGGCGCGTGGGGCGTCATCGCGAGCGTGCAACCCAACTTCGACGCGCTGTGGGGCGGCGGGTCCGGGATGTACGCGCAGCGCCTCGGCCGCGACCGAGGCCTGCGGCTCAACCCGCTGGCGCTGTTAGCATCCCAAGGCGTGCCACTCGCCTTCGGCTCCGATTCGCCGGTCACCAGCATGAATCCCTGGCAGACCGTGCGCGCAGCGGCCCGGCATCAGACGCCGGGCAGCGCGATATCGATGCGGGCGTCGTTCGCAGCGGCCACCCGCGGAGCCTGGCGCGCGGGCGGGATGCGAGACGGGGTCTCGGGGACGCTCGTTCCGGGCGCTCCGGCTTCGTACGCGGTGTGGGAGACAGACGAGTTGCAGGTCAGCGCGCCCCAGGACGCCGTCGCGCGGTGGTCCACCGACCCGCGTTCGCGGGTGCCCGCCCTGCCCCGGCTCGGCGCGGGCGACCCGCTGCCCAGATGCCGCCGCACCGTTCATCGAGGCGCCGTCATCCATGGCTAG
- a CDS encoding FxsA family protein, which translates to MAMRLFLLYLVVELAVVVALVSTIGFGWTVLALLGTSVLGFALAGSQIKRHIQRLRSGLTTPQGAVTDSAMVALGAVLVFVPGVVTTVAGLLLLMPPTRAVARPVLTALAARRMPLITVVSRTRGGPEGSAAASTRRQAGRGEYIDGEVIDVVDSDVVDVERPALPRQPD; encoded by the coding sequence ATGGCGATGCGGCTGTTCCTGCTCTACCTGGTGGTCGAACTGGCGGTCGTCGTGGCTCTTGTCTCGACGATCGGCTTCGGCTGGACGGTGCTGGCGTTGCTCGGCACCTCCGTGCTGGGGTTTGCGCTGGCCGGCTCCCAGATCAAACGGCACATCCAGCGGCTGCGGTCCGGTCTGACCACACCGCAGGGCGCCGTCACCGACAGCGCGATGGTCGCGCTTGGCGCCGTGCTGGTGTTCGTGCCGGGAGTTGTGACGACCGTTGCCGGTCTCCTGCTGTTGATGCCGCCCACCCGCGCCGTCGCCCGGCCGGTGCTGACGGCGCTGGCTGCCCGCCGGATGCCTTTGATCACCGTGGTGTCCCGCACGCGAGGAGGACCAGAGGGCTCTGCTGCGGCAAGCACTCGGCGCCAAGCGGGACGCGGCGAGTACATCGACGGCGAAGTGATCGACGTCGTCGACAGCGATGTCGTCGACGTCGAACGCCCGGCGTTGCCGCGCCAGCCCGACTGA